In one Rutidosis leptorrhynchoides isolate AG116_Rl617_1_P2 chromosome 8, CSIRO_AGI_Rlap_v1, whole genome shotgun sequence genomic region, the following are encoded:
- the LOC139864752 gene encoding uncharacterized mitochondrial protein AtMg00860-like, protein MDLMNRVCKSFLDKFVIVFIDDILVYCKTESEHAEHLRQVLELLKLEQLYANFSKCDFWLREVQFLGHIICAEGIKVDSSKIEDVMNWNSPKNLREIKSFLGLAGYYRRFIKDFSKIASSLTKLTRKDVSFQWGNERETAFQTLKSLLCQAPVLVLPEGSDDFVVYCDASLSGLGYVLMESDPVIAYASRQLKLSEKNYPKEMNMRQRRW, encoded by the exons atggatcttatgaataggGTGTGTAAATcgtttttggataagtttgttatcgtgttcattgatgacatcttagtgtACTGCAAAACCGAATCCGAGCATGCTGAGCATTTAAGACAAGTGTTGGAACTTTTGAAACTTGAACAATTGTATGCAAATTTTTCAAAGTGTGACTTCTGgttacgtgaagttcaatttttgggtcatattatctGTGCAGAAGGTATAAAAGTGGATTCGTCAAAAATTGAAGATGTGATGAATTGGAATTCACCAAAGAATCTGAGAGAAATCAAAAGTTTTCTAGGATTAGCCGGTTACTACCgacgatttattaaagatttttcaaagattgcaagttCTTTGACAAAGTTAACTAGAAAGGATGTGTCTTTTCAGTGGGGTAATGAACGAGAAACTGCGTTTCAGACTTTGAAAAGTTTGTTGTGTCAAGCACCAGTGTTAGTTTTACCTGAGGGATCCGACgactttgttgtgtattgcgacgcgtcTTTATCAGGTTTGGGTTATGTATTAATGGAAAGCGATCCTGTGATTGCGTATGCATCTCGACAGTTAAAACTAAGTGAAAAGAATTATCCA AAAGAGATGAATATGCGCCAGAGACGGTGGTAA
- the LOC139864754 gene encoding uncharacterized protein, with amino-acid sequence MCKSSHSGQCSTITKRYLRCGIVGHEPQDCSFKNNVCWNCHKEGHRSTECPAARKSYSEVGSGSGVRAVSAGGSSASSVGQKHKNPPPPEARAFQMSVDTATATDDAITGMFLVNSVPARVLFDCGANRSFVSTTFCAKLNVPGSLFPVTCLVMPIPSFDVVLGMNWLSDHKASIKCDRKIISFSVAGGKRVVARGDRGRFRCPLLSMMKAQKSLAKGCDSFLAYVIDVKKENKVVSDIFVVSEYPEVFPDEFPGLPSIREVEYKIDLVPGATPVAKAQYRLAPSQIREMMS; translated from the exons ATGTGTAAGTCTTCGCATAGTGGGCAGTGTTCAACAATAACGAAAAGGTATTTGCGTTGTGGTATAGTGGGACATGAGCCTCAAGATTGTTCATTTAAGAATAATGTGTGTTGGAACTGTCATAAAGAGGGTCACAGATCTACAGAGTGCCCAGCTGCAAGAAAGAGTTATTCTGAGGTGGGGTCCGGGTCAGGGGTACGTGCTGTGTCAGCTGGGGGATCATCTGCTTCCTCTGTGGGGCAGAAGCACAAGAATCCTCCACCACCTGAAGCTAGAGCCTTTCAGATGTCAGTAGACACTGCCACAGCTACTGACGATGCAATCACTGGTATGTTCTTAGTAAATTCTGTGCCGGCTCGTGTACTATTTGACTGTGGAGCAAATCGCTCATTTGTGTCAACtacattttgtgctaagttaaatgtGCCT GGTAGTCTTTTCCCTGTGACTTGTCTAGTGATGCCTATACCAAGCTTTGATGTAGTGTTAGGCATGAATTGGCTTAGTGACCATAAGGCCAGTATTAAGTGCGATAGAAAAATTATCTCTTTTTCGGTGGCTGGTGGGAAACGGGTAGTGGCTCGTGGTGATCGCGGCAGGTTCCGTTGTCCATTATTGTCGATGATGAAAGCTCAGAAATCTTTGGCCAAGGGATGTGATTCTTTCTTAGCTTATGTAATCGATGTAAAGAAGGAAAATAAAGTAGTGTCCGATATTTTTGTGGTGTCTGAATATCCAGAAGTGTTCCCCGATGAATTTCCAGGCTTACCGTCGatcagggaagttgaatataagatcgatttagtgccaggggctACGCCGGTCGCTAAAGCTCAGTATAGATTAGCTCCTTCACaaattcgtgaaatgatgtccTAA